Sequence from the Sphingobacteriaceae bacterium GW460-11-11-14-LB5 genome:
CTAAATCCTCTAATCCTGGCTAATCCTGGCTTTTCTTGATCAACCTCGCCACAAACATGGTATCAGCGTTATTTTCATAACCCTTTATTAACTCCATCTTTTCCAGCTCCAATGGCAGCTGATCAAGCATATGCTGAACAACGGCCTCATTTTCGGCTTCAAAAGCTGAGCAAGTGATATAAATCAGGGGTTTACCTGGCTTTAAATATTTTACAATGTTTTGTACAATACCTTTTTGAATGGTAGCAAACTGATTAATTTTCCTTTCCTCGAAAAACGTGAGCATTTCGGGTGTTCTTCCCCATGTTCCAGAACCCGTACAAGGGGCATCCAGAATGATTCCGTCAAAGGCATAGTGATGCAATATCTGGTCGTTATTCTGCAAAAGATCGATTTCTTTTTTATGGTATTTTTTGATCCCGGCTAAACGGAAACGTTCATCTAAGTTTAAGAGTACACTTTCTCTCAGGTCAGAGACCAAAAGCTCGATCACAGGCTCGAAACTATGCAACAGCAATGTCTTTCCTCCGGATGCCGCACAGCAATCCCACCATTTATCCCATTTGTTCGGTTTAAAATAATTGCCTGTATGTTGCGATGATAAATCCTGAACCTGATAACTGCCTTCCTTTAAAATGGTTTCGAGCTTGGTTCCATTGGGTAAGGCCAAAGCAGTTTCAGAAATGGCTTTAACCGTTATGTTTTCATCTGCTAATGTTGCCACAATAGCTGCAGATTCTTCGGCCGCTACCCTGATAAACAAATCTGGCTGTTTAAAAAACGAAGCAAAAAACGCCTCTTTATCAATATCGCCAGAAAGCGCTGCATGAAAAGGATATACCTCTTTTATATCAAAGTCAGGGTATTTGGCTTTAATCAGGTTTAATTTCTCCGCTAAAGGCAAAACAATACTTTCCACCAGATCAGGGAGATTTTTCTCTACAACAAGACTGAGCGTATCGTGGCACAGGAAATCGGCAATGCTCAAACGTTCTTCCAATGGAAGTGCCGGTAAAGTTTTACCTAACCTAAAAAAGCTATAAATATGTCGTGTAGCCCACCTCCTATCGGATGAACCCATTTGCTTATGTTGCTTAAAATAGCCGGGCAGAAAACGATGCAAGGGCAAACTTCCATCATAATTATTTAAAATCTGTTCAAAGGCTCTTAACTGATGATCTGCTCTCATGCAATAATTAAAATGGAAGAAAAAATGATAGAATTACTCAACTAGGTTTAACGCAAAGTTTTTAAACTTCAGCAACATTAAACTGGTGTTAATATAGCCTAATTTTTCATCATGGATAAATGAAAAGTTATTATGAAGGCCTTTATATTTATCTTTTACCAGGTATTCTCTATAATCCTCTCCGTAATTACTTAATAACTTACCAAAGTAGTAGCCAACATCAAATCCCTTAAATGCATATTCACCAGGTTCAAATCCGTATCTGTAGCGGTATTTTTTAATAAAGGCAATAACCGCGCTGCTTTTATAATCTATTTTATAAGAAGAGCTGATAATGGTATTTAGGTCTTGTAGTTTATCCGTCGGGTAGTTCTGTTTTACCCAGTTAGGATGACCGAATAGATTAATGCCATAACCACCCGTAGGAAGATGTTTTAGTTTATACAATTTTTCTACGGTTGGCAATACAAAAGTCCTGTCGGAGGAGGTAAGCACCACCACATATTCTTTACCTTTGATCATTCTCGTTTCAAAAGCATAAGCTGAAGCATACTCCTGTACCACAAACTTGGTATTGGCTTGAAAATAGCTCCTGATTGGTACAGCAAATTGCTCGTCTTCTGTTTTCTTAGGATTAATCAGCACCACTATCGTATTGGCAGGATTATAGTTTTTAGCGATGTATGTAGCAATCTTTTTTCCATGCAAACCAATATTATTTACAACAGAGATCAGATTTGGGTTATTAAACTCAGCCGGTTCGGAAGCAGCCAAAGGCGATACAATAACGGCATTATTTTCCTTGGCATAATTGGAGATAAATTTTAGTCCATCTGGAAAAACCGGTCCAATAATTAAATTGCTTTGTTTAAAACGTTCATTTTTATATAAGACAGAGATGTGTGCATTATCATCCTGGGTATCAAAAACGTTGAGTTTAAAATTTAAACCCTGAGTGGCAGCAGAATCCAATCCCAGTTTAAAGCCCTGATAAAAATCGATAGGCATGGCATATTTCTCAATATCGGCTTTTGTAGCTGTTTTTAAGTTCAGCTCATCCAATTTAAAGGGAACAAGCAATGATACACTGGCCTGCGAAAACTTTTTGATCGGCTTTTTCTCTGCCGGTTTCTCTTTTTCAACCGGTTTACTCGTTTCGGGTTTAGGTGTTCTAATTTTAGGCGAACAAGCACCCAAAATCAATGTAAACAAAACTGGCAACCAATAAACCTTCCTGAAATTCATACCTATCATTTTTAACAAAATATGCTAGCAAAGTTTATTCCACCTTGCTAGCATAATCATATTATTTGTATATCGACTCCTGACTAAAGACTCAGGACTCCGAACTAAACTATTCCCACTCAATAGTTGCAGGTGGTTTAGAACTGATATCATATACCACTCTATTGATTCCTTTAACTTTATTGATGATTTCGTTAGAAATTTTAGCCAATACCGGATAAGGTAAATGACACCAATCAGCAGTCATCCCATCAAGCGATTCAACCGCTCTTAAGGCAATTACATTTTCGTAAGTACGTTCATCGCCCATTACCCCAACAGATCTTACTGGTAAAAAGATCGCACCTGCCTGCCATACTTTATCGTAAAGGCCTGCTTCCTTAAGGTTATCGATATAAATTTTATCGGCATCCTGTAAGATAGCAACTTTTTCAGGGGTAACCTCTCCGATAATGCGGATACCTAAACCTGGCCCAGGGAATGGGTGACGACCTAAAATAAACGATTCTAATCCTAAAGTGGTACCCACTCTTCTTACTTCATCTTTAAACAAAGTTTTAAGTGGCTCTACTACTTTAAGTTTCATAAAATCTGGCAAACCACCCACATTGTGGTGCGATTTAATGGTTGCCGATGGACCTTTAACCGAAACGGATTCGATAATATCAGGGTAAATTGTACCTTGTGCCAACCACTTTACATCTTGAATAAGATGAGATTCTTCATCGAAAACTTCGATAAACACGCGGCCAATAATTTTACGTTTGGTTTCCGGATCTTCTACACCAGCCAGCTGACTTAAGAATTTATCCTTTGCATCAACGCCTTTAATGTTTAGTCCGAAATCTTTGTATTGCTCTAAAACACTTTCATATTCGTTTTTACGCAATAAACCATTATCAACAAAAATACAGTGAAGGTTTGTGCCAATGGCTTTATGCAAAAGCACTGCAGCAACACTACTATCAACACCGCCTGAAAGGGCCAGAACAACTTTATCGTTACCTACGGTGGCTTTAATATCAGCAATGGTGGTTTCAACAAAAGCAGCAGAAGTCCAGTCCTGGCTGCATCCGCAAATATCAACCAGGAAGTTTTCTAAAAGGATTTTTCCATCAATACTGTGCGTTACTTCAGGGTGGAACTGGATGGCGTAAGTATCAGAATCTTTAATGTGATAAGCGGCCACTTTTACGCTATCGGTACTGGCAATCAATTCAAAGTTTTCAGGAATATCGGTAATGGTATCGCCATGACTCATCCAAACTTGCGAATCGATGTTGATTCCTTTAAATAATTTATTCTCTTGGTTTACAAAATTCAAATTAGCGCGGCCATATTCGCGTGTGGAAGATGGCTGAACGGCACCACCCGAATGTTGGGCAATATATTGTGCACCATAACAAACAGCCAATAATGGATATTTTAAATGGTATTTCGATAAATCGATTTGAGGTGCATCTTCCTGACGGACAGAGTAAGGACTACCCGAAAAAATAACACCTTTTACATCAGGCGTAACCTCAGGAAGATTGTTATATGGATATATTTCACAGTAAATATTTAGTTCGCGAACCCTACGAGCGATGAGTTGTGTAAATTGCGAACCAAAATCGACGATAATGATTTTTTCTTGCATCCGCAAAGGTACCAATTAGATATGAGATTTAAAGCCGGAGATTTGAGATTTTTAGTAGTGTGCGGAGAGTTTTGAGCCGAGGGCATGGCGATAAGCGTTTAGCGCAAGGCGTTTGGAGTCGATTAACCGTATTACAGTCCGGAGTCGGTAGTCCGGAGTCCGAAGTCAATTAACCGATTAAATAATTCATTTCTATGTAATTGGTCGTTACCTATGAACTCATCACAAATGAACTATAATTACCAAACCACCTTTAAACCTGCCGATTGGTATTTATTAATGTTTTCGTCTTTGCTGATTAAGGTTATATCTTTTTGAATAGCTTGCCATATCAACATCCTGTCAAAAGGATCTTTATGCCAGGTAGCATTTAGCTTATAATGACTTGCTGCTAATTCGGGCGAAACGGGCATTAAGTCAAAACCCACATCTTTTGCCTGCCTCATCAATTCATTAGGTTCTAAACCAATGAGATTGAGTTTACCCAGTGCATATTTAAGCGATATTTCCCACAGACTAATGGCGCTAATAAAAATTTCATTTTCGTTATTTTCAATTACAGAAGTTGCCTTATCTGAAAGCCTTTTCGGATCAATTATTGTCCACAAAAACACATGTGTATCTAACAAGTAAATCATAGCCCTAGCAGCTCTTCATCTGTCATTGCAAAATCGTCATTAAAAATCACCTGAGCCTTACCTTCCAGGGGGCCCAATTTCCTTTTAGTTTTACTTTTACCCGATTCGGGAAGAAAGTAGCCAATAACCTCTTTTTTTCTACCATAAGTTACGGCAATACCAATACCCGCTTTAACATCTTCAAGCACCTCAGAAAAGTGAGCTTTAAATTCTCCAACTGACATTGTTTTCATAACTAAAAGTTTTATAATCAAATATAGACAAAACTTGTCAAGTTGTCAAGTTGAAATTGACTTATGTTTTTAGATTTAAACTTCGTTTGCTGATATGCGATTTGCAGTCACCAATGAACCAATGACGAAGGAACCAATGAACCTCTACGATTCAATCAAAACGACCTCAACACCAAACTTCCGTAAAAAATCTACCCCCTCGTCGCTAGGCAAACCTTTATAAGCCGCATACGATTTAGAATAATACACCAATTTAATTCCCGACGACAGAATCAAACGGGCACAGGCAATACAAGGCGATAAGGTGGTGTATAAGGTACAGCCTTCTATCTTCGATCCATTTTTAGAAGCATACAGGATCGCATTTTCCTCAGCATGTAAGGCCAAAGAGCAACTTCCCTTACTATCACGTGCACAGCCATGTTCTGGCCATTCCTCATCACAGTTATGCGTACCGGCTGGCGGACCATTATAACCAATAGAAATAATACGGGTATCTTTTGTGAGTACTGCACCTACATGGGCACGCACGCAATGCGAACGGGCTGCCAAATCGGTGGCAAGGTTCATAAATATCGAATCGAAACTTGGTTTGTCTGTCATTATCAAAATCAAAAAAGCCACAGAAAAATTAATCCCTGTGGCTGCAAAAATACTTTATTAAAAATTAATGTCCGCCTTCGGCAGTAATATTTTCAACGTCAATACCTTGTTTCTTAAGTTCGCCACTCACTTTCCATGCAAAGAAAATTAAATAAGCAAACCCTAAAACAGGAATGATATAAGAATTGTGAATACCAGCACTATCAGCTAATTCTCCCTGAATTGGAGGAATGATCGACCCTCCTAAGATCATCATAATTAAGAATGAAGACCCCTGAGAAGTATATTTCCCTAATCCGGTAATGGCTAATGAGAATATTGATGGCCACATGATAGAACAACATAAACCACCACTAACGAAAGCAAAGATGGCAACATGACCAGTGGTTAGTAAACCAATAATCATGGCTATAGCACCTAAGGTTCCAAAAATAGCCAATGTTTTGGCGGGCTTTTCCTGACCAATAAAAACTGCTAAAATCATTACAGCAATACACAGTGCATAAACATATAAATTACCCACATCCGTACCAGTTGCGTGGTTAACCCCTAAAATAATACCGAAAGCCACAAAAGGCACAATAACAGTTAAAACATTTTTGGTCATTTTAGTTAGATTGAAAGCACTGACCGCACCTGCCCATCTACCAATCATCATACTACCCCAGTATAAAGAGATGTAAGGTTTGATATCCGCATCGGCTAAACCTCCAAAATCTGGCAATTTAAGTAAAGCGCCCAAATTACTTTGAATAGTTACTTCTGTACCTACATACATAAAAATAGCTAACATACCCAAAACCAATTGAGGGTATTGCATTGCACCCCAACTAGCAGCATTTTCCTTTTTTACGAAGTAACCGAATAATAATGCACCTAGAATGATTACAAATGAAGAGTAAACAAAGATAGATGCGCTAATTCCTGTCAAGTTTGCTAGAGGACTCGCAGCTGCAACCATCAAGAAACCTAAAATCATTACAACCAATGGTCCTGTAGGTTTGCTACTTGCTTCAATTTTTTCTGTACTTGTCACATCAGGAAGCTTGGATACACCAAAGAATATTGCAACGCCTAAAAATAGTCCAGCTAAAATATAGTACAAATTATTGATAGAAGAAATTTCCACCACCTTGGCAACAGCATCGTTTGCCGTTCCAAACAAAACAACACTTACGATAACCGGGCCCATCAAACCTCCAAAATTATTAATACCGCCAGCCAGGTTTAAGCGATGCGCACCACTTTCCGGCTCTCCTAAAGCCACTACAAATGGGTTTGCAGCTGTTTGTTGTAACGAAAAGCCTAAAGCAATAACAAAAAATGCAAATAGGATAAATAAAAACGAACCAGAATGTACTGCAGGAATCATTAGAAGGGCACCACCTGCAGAAATAATTAAGCCGGCAATAATTCCTTTTTTATATCCTATTTTGTTTAAAATATCAACTTTTGAGGCCTGTGAAGCAAAATATAAGATTAATGATCCTATAAAATACCCGCCATAAAAGGTAAAATCTATTAATTGAGATTCGAATTGAGTTAATTTAAAATGAGTTTTACAAAAAGGAATAAAGATGCCATTTGAAGCGGCAACGAATCCCCAAAAAAAGAATACAGTTATAATTGTATATAGCGCTGTACCATAATTTTTAGTTGTGTCTTTTGTCATCGTTTGTTATTTGGTAAATTGTTTTAGTGGCTCTAAACATAAATAAAAAAAATGAAAACCCGCAAATTTTATGCAACCTGTGCAACAAAAATAAATGTTATATGTTTAGGTATAAAATTGCATATTCGCATATTATAAACAATACAATGCATGTTTGAAGCCATATTACTAGGTATAGGAGCAGGGATTATTTCGTCGTTTTTAACAGGGCCGGTATTTTTTGCAATGATCAAAACCAGCATAGAGAGGGGCTTCAAAGCTGGGTTTTCTTTAGCTGTTGGCGTAATCATTAGTGATGTGGTCCTAATTGGCCTGGTTCTTTTTGGCAGCCAGTTTTTCGATTATAAAGCAGAATTTGATAAATATGTAGGCACTATTGGGGGCCTGTTTTTGTTAGCCGTAGGTATATATTACCTGGTTTCTAAAATAACCGTGCATTACAATAGCTCGACTTTACAAAAAGTAAGCAAGCGGGGTTACGTCATAAAAGGATTTTTAATGTGTATCCTTACGCCATCTACCTTAATGTTCTGGATTATTGTAAGCGGAATAATCTCGGTTAAGCTGAACAACATGCTGAACGAAAAATTAGTCTGCTTTTTTATCGCCATGGCTACCCAATTGAGTATTGATGGTGCAAAAAGTTTCTATTCGAGTAAACTCCGTTATAAAATAAAGGAAGATGCACTTAAAAAACTAAATAAAATCGCAGGTGTAGTCATCATCTTCTTTGCCATTTGGCTCATTGTTAAAACTTACCTGAAGTTCTACGCCTAACACCCCTCTTCCTCCTGCTTAGTTGCACTCAGGTGGCTTAGGTGGTCAAAAATATAGTTTACCCAAAGCAATTTGTGTCTTAGTGGTAAAACAAACCCCCACGATTGTCACCCTGAGCAAAGACCAAAACAGTTTTTTATTTTTTGAAAAGCAGGTGCAGTACAACTATTATTGTTAGTCCTGCCAATGCTTCAAGTCCTCACCCGATTCTAATTTAGTGCCGATTCATCGGTAAAGGATCGGGCTCCGGGCTTTCCGCGAATGTTAGGTTTAGGTGGGAAAAAACAGTAGCAACTCCATCAATCTCAGAAGTATCGTCATTGTGAGAAGGCTTTTTTAACCGATAAAGCAATCTTTATGACAAGGATCACCAGCATGAAAGATTGCTTCCCCGAAAGGTCGGGACAGGCTGTCGTTCCTCCTCGCAATGACGATCTTCCTTTTGGAATCTGTCAATGGGGAGTCGAAGGGCACTTCTATAGTGTTGTCCGGGGCAAAAAATAAGCACAAAAAAATAGCCCATATAAATATGGGCTATTTTCTATTCATTCCCCTTTAGGGGATTTAGGGGCCTAATAAGCCCTTTGATTGTTTCCTTCTTTCCAATTAACAAAAGCTTTATTTACCACTTTGTTTCCACCAGGAGTTGGATAATTACCTGAGAAATACCAGTCTCCTTTGTTTTTCGGACAAGCTTCGTGCAAGTTCTCTAAACTTTGGTAAATTACTTCAACTTCAGCAACCGTACCTTTTGGAGTAATAATCTGTGCAATTTTAGCCGAAATTTCTTCAGGCGTAAATGGTTTGTAAATATCCTTAACGTGGTTTACAATTTCCTCTTTAGGTAAAAGTAACGAAGCTTTACATTTGGTATAAACATCTTCAATTACCTGCCACATGCCACGCTCCGTTAACAACTGAATAGCCGCATCGAAAGCAACAAACTGCCCCATCCTGCTCATATCAATACCATAACAATCAGGGTAACGAATCTGAGGTGCAGAAGAAACAATAATAATTTTCTTAGGGTGTAAACGGTCAACAATTTTAATGATACTTTGCTTCAACGTAGTACCGCGTACAATAGAATCATCGAGTGCAACTAAAGTATCCTGGTGATTATTGATAATACCATAAGTAGTATCATAAACGTGCGCCACCATTTCGCTACGGTCTGCATCCTGAGTAATAAATGTTCTCAGTTTTACATCCTTAACCGCAAGCTTCTCCACACGTGGTGCTAAAGACAACAGGTCTTCGAGCTGCTGATCGGTTAGCGTTTCTTTTTTATGTAAAAGTATATCTTTCTGGTGCCTGCGCACATATTGCTGAACACCATCAACCATTCCAAAGAAAGCAACTTCTGCCGTATTTGGAATAAAAGAGAATACCGTATTTTTTAAATCGTAATTAACCGCCTGAAGAATTTTATCACTCAGTAAACGACCTAACTGTTTACGCTCGCGGTAAATTTCTACATCACTTCCTTTTGAGAAATAAATGCGTTCGAATGAGCAAGATAATCTTTCGGTAGGCTCGCGGAATTGCTCCATGCTCACCTCTCCGTTTTTCTTGATAATTAAAGCATGACCTGGATCGATCTCTTTAACATCTTTGAACTGGATATTAAATGCAGTTTGTAAAGCTGGTCTTTCAGAAGCCGCTACAACAATCTCATCATCATAATAATAATACGCCGGACGGATACCTGCCGGATCGCGCATAATAAACGAATCGCCATTACCCACCATACCACAGATAGAATAACCTCCATCCCAGGTTTTGGCCGAGCGGCGAAGAATGTTCGCAATATCTAAGTTATCTGATATTTTGTGCGTAATGGCAACGTTATCATGCCCTTCCTTTTTATATTGATCGAAAAGCTCCTGGTTTTCATCATCTAAAAAGTGACCGATTTTTTCCAATACCGTTACGGTATCTGCTTTTTCTTTTGGATGCTGACCTAACTCGTACAATTGCTCCAATAACTCATCAACATTCGTCATGTTAAAGTTACCCGCAATCACCAGGTTACGTGTCATCCAGTTGTTTTGCCTTAAAAAAGGGTGGCAATTTTCGATACTGTTTTTACCATGCGTACCATAACGCAAATGGCCCATTAACACCTCGCCGATAAAGCTTACGTTGTTTTTGAGCCATTCTGTATCCTGCATTAATTCAGGAGTGTTTTCTTGGATATCAACAAATTTGTTCTGCACATATTCGAAGATATCAGCTACCGCATTAGATGCCATACTCCGGTATCGGCTAATGTACCTACTGCCCGGTTTCATATCCAGCTTAATGGTAGCAATACCTGCGCCATCCTGGCCCCGGTTATGCTGTTTTTCCATTAAAAGGTATAATTTGTTAAGGCCGTAAAGTGCTGTACCGTACTTTTGCTGGTAGTAAGAAAGTGGTTTTAACAGGCGAATAAAAGCGATTCCGCATTCGTGTTTTATCTGATCACTCATTGTGTGGGTTTGAAGCCGCAAAGTTATCCTTTTAACTTGTTACAACCTAAAGAAAAATGTTTTCTTTTATTATGATGAGTTTAATCTGACAGATACGCTAAATGTATTCCAATCTGCCTTACCTACTTAAAATCGTGTATTATTAATTAGAATCTTTCTAAATAATTTGCATAGTTAGTGTAAAATTCACAATTTCCAGTTAGCAGTTTACAATTGGCAGTTAATCATTAACCGATTTAAACGGTTAACCAATTAACCAACTTCACATTTTACTCGATTTCAATGGTTCTCCAAAGAATATCGAGGCATGTTCATCAAAAGCCAAAGGATCGCCACTGGTATAGAAATGCCTTTC
This genomic interval carries:
- a CDS encoding RNA methyltransferase, with the protein product MRADHQLRAFEQILNNYDGSLPLHRFLPGYFKQHKQMGSSDRRWATRHIYSFFRLGKTLPALPLEERLSIADFLCHDTLSLVVEKNLPDLVESIVLPLAEKLNLIKAKYPDFDIKEVYPFHAALSGDIDKEAFFASFFKQPDLFIRVAAEESAAIVATLADENITVKAISETALALPNGTKLETILKEGSYQVQDLSSQHTGNYFKPNKWDKWWDCCAASGGKTLLLHSFEPVIELLVSDLRESVLLNLDERFRLAGIKKYHKKEIDLLQNNDQILHHYAFDGIILDAPCTGSGTWGRTPEMLTFFEERKINQFATIQKGIVQNIVKYLKPGKPLIYITCSAFEAENEAVVQHMLDQLPLELEKMELIKGYENNADTMFVARLIKKSQD
- a CDS encoding GMP synthase (glutamine-hydrolyzing) produces the protein MQEKIIIVDFGSQFTQLIARRVRELNIYCEIYPYNNLPEVTPDVKGVIFSGSPYSVRQEDAPQIDLSKYHLKYPLLAVCYGAQYIAQHSGGAVQPSSTREYGRANLNFVNQENKLFKGINIDSQVWMSHGDTITDIPENFELIASTDSVKVAAYHIKDSDTYAIQFHPEVTHSIDGKILLENFLVDICGCSQDWTSAAFVETTIADIKATVGNDKVVLALSGGVDSSVAAVLLHKAIGTNLHCIFVDNGLLRKNEYESVLEQYKDFGLNIKGVDAKDKFLSQLAGVEDPETKRKIIGRVFIEVFDEESHLIQDVKWLAQGTIYPDIIESVSVKGPSATIKSHHNVGGLPDFMKLKVVEPLKTLFKDEVRRVGTTLGLESFILGRHPFPGPGLGIRIIGEVTPEKVAILQDADKIYIDNLKEAGLYDKVWQAGAIFLPVRSVGVMGDERTYENVIALRAVESLDGMTADWCHLPYPVLAKISNEIINKVKGINRVVYDISSKPPATIEWE
- a CDS encoding PIN domain nuclease yields the protein MIYLLDTHVFLWTIIDPKRLSDKATSVIENNENEIFISAISLWEISLKYALGKLNLIGLEPNELMRQAKDVGFDLMPVSPELAASHYKLNATWHKDPFDRMLIWQAIQKDITLISKDENINKYQSAGLKVVW
- a CDS encoding prevent-host-death protein → MSVGEFKAHFSEVLEDVKAGIGIAVTYGRKKEVIGYFLPESGKSKTKRKLGPLEGKAQVIFNDDFAMTDEELLGL
- a CDS encoding cytidine deaminase — its product is MTDKPSFDSIFMNLATDLAARSHCVRAHVGAVLTKDTRIISIGYNGPPAGTHNCDEEWPEHGCARDSKGSCSLALHAEENAILYASKNGSKIEGCTLYTTLSPCIACARLILSSGIKLVYYSKSYAAYKGLPSDEGVDFLRKFGVEVVLIES
- a CDS encoding MFS transporter, whose amino-acid sequence is MTKDTTKNYGTALYTIITVFFFWGFVAASNGIFIPFCKTHFKLTQFESQLIDFTFYGGYFIGSLILYFASQASKVDILNKIGYKKGIIAGLIISAGGALLMIPAVHSGSFLFILFAFFVIALGFSLQQTAANPFVVALGEPESGAHRLNLAGGINNFGGLMGPVIVSVVLFGTANDAVAKVVEISSINNLYYILAGLFLGVAIFFGVSKLPDVTSTEKIEASSKPTGPLVVMILGFLMVAAASPLANLTGISASIFVYSSFVIILGALLFGYFVKKENAASWGAMQYPQLVLGMLAIFMYVGTEVTIQSNLGALLKLPDFGGLADADIKPYISLYWGSMMIGRWAGAVSAFNLTKMTKNVLTVIVPFVAFGIILGVNHATGTDVGNLYVYALCIAVMILAVFIGQEKPAKTLAIFGTLGAIAMIIGLLTTGHVAIFAFVSGGLCCSIMWPSIFSLAITGLGKYTSQGSSFLIMMILGGSIIPPIQGELADSAGIHNSYIIPVLGFAYLIFFAWKVSGELKKQGIDVENITAEGGH
- a CDS encoding lysine transporter LysE encodes the protein MFEAILLGIGAGIISSFLTGPVFFAMIKTSIERGFKAGFSLAVGVIISDVVLIGLVLFGSQFFDYKAEFDKYVGTIGGLFLLAVGIYYLVSKITVHYNSSTLQKVSKRGYVIKGFLMCILTPSTLMFWIIVSGIISVKLNNMLNEKLVCFFIAMATQLSIDGAKSFYSSKLRYKIKEDALKKLNKIAGVVIIFFAIWLIVKTYLKFYA
- a CDS encoding amidophosphoribosyltransferase, whose translation is MSDQIKHECGIAFIRLLKPLSYYQQKYGTALYGLNKLYLLMEKQHNRGQDGAGIATIKLDMKPGSRYISRYRSMASNAVADIFEYVQNKFVDIQENTPELMQDTEWLKNNVSFIGEVLMGHLRYGTHGKNSIENCHPFLRQNNWMTRNLVIAGNFNMTNVDELLEQLYELGQHPKEKADTVTVLEKIGHFLDDENQELFDQYKKEGHDNVAITHKISDNLDIANILRRSAKTWDGGYSICGMVGNGDSFIMRDPAGIRPAYYYYDDEIVVAASERPALQTAFNIQFKDVKEIDPGHALIIKKNGEVSMEQFREPTERLSCSFERIYFSKGSDVEIYRERKQLGRLLSDKILQAVNYDLKNTVFSFIPNTAEVAFFGMVDGVQQYVRRHQKDILLHKKETLTDQQLEDLLSLAPRVEKLAVKDVKLRTFITQDADRSEMVAHVYDTTYGIINNHQDTLVALDDSIVRGTTLKQSIIKIVDRLHPKKIIIVSSAPQIRYPDCYGIDMSRMGQFVAFDAAIQLLTERGMWQVIEDVYTKCKASLLLPKEEIVNHVKDIYKPFTPEEISAKIAQIITPKGTVAEVEVIYQSLENLHEACPKNKGDWYFSGNYPTPGGNKVVNKAFVNWKEGNNQRAY